Proteins co-encoded in one Salvia splendens isolate huo1 chromosome 4, SspV2, whole genome shotgun sequence genomic window:
- the LOC121801243 gene encoding COP9 signalosome complex subunit 1-like, with protein sequence MEAEDDAAGAIIGDEEIYANVRDETDSQRHRPIISGEQLDVEAYAALYTGRTKTTRLLFIADKCGAPSMELEALRMAYDEIKKGENTQLFREVVGKINGRLGPNYALDDAWADAVDRRAELKKDKLENELNAYRTNLIKESIRMGYNDFGDFYYAHGQLGEAFKNYVRTRDYCTTSKHIIHMCLNAILLSIEMGQFTHVTSYVGKAEQTADGLDPVTIAKLRCAAGLSHLEGKKYKLAARKFLEVGPELGNNYTEVISPQDVATYGSLCALASFDRSELKSKVIDNTNFRNFLELVPEIRELINDFHTSHYASCLEYLGNLKTNLLLDIHLHDHVETLYEQIRSKALIQYTLPFVSVDLNMMANAFNTSVTGLEKELEALITNDQIQARIDSHNKILYARHADQRNGTFQRVLQTGNEFDRELRAMLLRANLIKHDYNLKAARKH encoded by the exons ATGGAAGCAGAAGATGATGCTGCAGGCGCTATTATCGGGGACGAAGAGATCTACGCCAATGTCCGGGACGAAACCGATTCGCAGCGGCACCGCCCCATCATCAGCGGCGAGCAGCTCGACGTCGAGGCCTACGCCGCGCTCTACACTGGTCGCACGAAGACTACGCGCCTCCTTTTCATCGCCGATAAATGCGGCGCCCCTTCCATGGAGCTGGAGGCTCTGCGGATGGCGTACGACGAGATCAAGAAGGGCGAGAACACGCAGCTCTTCAGAGAGGTTGTCGGGAAGATCAATGGCCGATTGGGCCCCAATTACGCCCTGGATGATGCCTGGGCCGATGCTGTGGATCGACGGGCCGAGTTGAAAAAGGATAAGCTTGAAAATGAACTCAATGCTTACAGG ACAAATTTGATCAAAGAGAGCATTCGGATGGGGTACAATGATTTTGGGGATTTCTACTATGCACATGGTCAGCTTGGTGAAGCATTTAAAAATTATGTCCGCACACGTGACTACTGCACAACCTCGAAGCATATAATTCATATGTGTCTAAATGCTATTCTGCTTAGCATTGAGATGGGTCAATTTACTCATGTTACAAGTTACGTTGGCAAGGCTGAGCAAACTGCAGACGGCTTGGATCCTGTTACAATTGCAAAACTGCGTTGTGCTGCTGGATTGTCTCACCTTGAAGGGAAAAAATATAAGCTTGCTGCTCGAAAG TTCCTGGAAGTTGGCCCAGAACTTGGGAACAACTACACTGAAGTAATTTCACCCCAAGATGTTGCAACATATGGCAGTCTCTGTGCACTCGCAAGCTTTGACCGTTCAGAACTGAAG AGCAAAGTCATCGATAACACTAATTTTCGGAATTTCTTAGAATTGGTGCCTGAGATAAGGGAACTCATTAATGATTTCCATACCAG CCATTATGCTTCTTGCCTGGAATATCTAGGAAATCTCAAGACAAACTTGTTGCTTGATATCCATTTGCATGATCATGTGGAAACTCTATACGAGCAAATACGCAGCAAGGCTCTGATCCAGTACACACTTCCGTTTGTATCTGTAGACCTTAATATGATGGCAAATGCTTTCAATACAAGTGTTACAGGCCTGGAGAAAGAACTTGAAGCCCTGATCACTAATGACCAAATTCAG GCTCGAATTGACTCCCATAACAAGATTCTTTATGCTCGACACGCTGATCAGAGGAATGGGACGTTCCAGCGCGTCTTGCAGACTGGCAATGAATTTGATCGTGAACTCAGAGCAATGCTTTTGAGAGCAAATCTAATCAAACATGATTACAACCTTAAGGCAGCACGGAAACATTAA